The DNA window CAATATTAACTAACTGCAGTACATATAGGGACACATATATGTGATAAAGATTAAGCTATACTACTAATTAGAGACACTGAACTGGTTCAATCTTGTTATAATTCATTGCTAACAATTTAAACACAGGTGTGCACATACTACTTCTACCCCCAACACACAGTATTATACAGACAGTCTCATCAAATAGAATGAGATATGCCTATACTGATGATCCTATGACTTCAATATCTGGTCTATTCTCTTGAACatgatttctttcaaattcaATATAATCCTTGTTGTACCATCGAGAAAGGCAGCACTGACACCTGTTCTTTACCTCATCCTGCTGGGCAAATGTCCCAGTGTGGAGTCAGGGATGTAAGATTTCCTGCTCTATTAAGTATGAAATAGCATAGAATGGAATTCAAAGGTGCCATTCTTCTGGTGTGACTTATAAAGGCAGAGCCCTGCTTATTCCAGCACAGACTTGGGAGAAACACCAGAGCCTCCTCCAAGATGCTGGTGGTCCTGTTCACAGCGGTCTTGCTAACCCTGAGCTATGCTCAGGAACCAGGTGATGGTATGAGAATATGGTTGTGGGCACcatgattctttttaaaatacaggaGACAGCACTGCAGGACAGGAGGGAGATGGGACAGAGAACAAGTTATGAGAGATAAATGAAAACACAGAGTCTTTGGCTTTGAAAAATGGATAGTCTCAGTTTTGAAGACACTATGGTAGTTAAAATAAACTATGTGTACCAGTAACCTTGCTGTGCAGTACATTAAGGGATGATGACAGAATGAAAAACATACCAGAGCCATTCTTAGGATGGCAAATGAAGTAATACAACTGAAACTTTTGGATAGAGAAATAGAATCCTcccaattttcatttttccacacCCATTTTATATTTAACGGTGTTACCATTTTTTGTTCAATCATTTACTCAGATGTTTATTCTTTTCTTGAGAAGACATCAAATTAAACATAagaattaattaaagaaaaagatataaaagtTATAAATTATGTAGAGATAAAAGGATCAGTATTGAgaaagagatgatagatagatagatagatagatagatagatagatagatagatagatagataatgacaTATCTGTGTAACCAATGAGATTCGAGGGGCATTGGAGAGGACCAAAAGTGAAGTTTATTTTGTGAGTTAGTGGTTGACACGCAGAATAGTAGTCAGCATTGGATGCTACCAAATGCTGCTAGCTGGTCATTTCACAGACATTGGCTAAAACGTCCCGTAAAATTGACAGATCATGGCTAAAATCTCTTACTGCCTGTAGGATGCTAGTTGTTTTTCTGACCTCACTTTTGAGTCTATACTATGCTTTATTTCCCAATGGCCAACTGTGAACACTCTTTCCCAATAATATCAAGGAAGCACCAATGAATCTTCAATCTTGTTACTTGCCTGTTAGCaaggaggatattttctattaATTCTTCTATTAATTACTTATATTTCTAATCCACAATGTCATTTCTCCTTTTAAGAACTAATGAATGTAAATTTGTAAATTTTTAGGCAAAAAAATCTCCAACTTTTACACTACAGAGCATTATCTGGGAGAGCAATTAATTTGGAATAAGCCAGAGGGCAGGCCTCACTGAAAATAGGAGCAATTTAACGTTTCCATCACAAAGGTGTGGTGGCTAGGAAATAAAACTCAGATGCAGTGTTCTGATTTTAACTCCTCTATGATAAGAAAAGGTCCTCAGTGTCTACACACAACGTCTTGTTGCCTGTGTTTTAGTTTATTTCAGCCAGAAAAGCACAAGAAAAGCACAGTGTCTCTTTTCTCACTGACTCTATACACAAAATAGGAAAAATGTATGGAGCCCAAAGATTATAACCTGTGCTGGATTTCTTCATTTAATACTGTGTAAGGTTACATTTGGTCTTGATTTTTACCATGAAACATAGTGATTTGATTTAGATTCACAAAAGTCAGTTTGGTCTCACAACGCAACTGGCAACTGAACAAACATGGATAAGatgatttctttgttttacatTTGTCTAAGGACAATGACTCTTATCATTGTGGAAATCATATTTAGCATTGATGCATGCATTCCAAAGACCATGTGTTATGTATAACTAAGTTCATTGATCATTTTCTTTATTCGTTTAGAACTTCAGAGCCTAGACCAGACACCAAATCAGAAACCACCTCCACCAGGATTCCCACCAAGACCACCTGCTAATGGGAGCCAGCAAGGCCCACCCCCACAAGGAGGCCCACAACAGAAACCACCTCAGCCTGGAAAGCCCcaaggcccacccccaccagGAGGCCCACAGCAGAAACCCCCTCAGCCTGGAAACCAAcaaggcccacccccaccagGAGGCCCACAACAGAAACCAACTCAGCCTGAAAAGCCCcaaggcccacccccaccagGAGGCCCACAGCAGAGAACTCCTCAGCCTGGAAACCAAcaaggcccacccccaccagGAGGCCCACAGCAGAAACCCCCTCAGCCTGAAAAGCCCcaaggcccacccccaccagGAGGCCCACAGCAGAAACCCCCTCAGCCTGGAAACCAAcaaggcccacccccaccagGAGGCCCACAACAGAAACCACCTCAGCCTGAAAAGCCCcaaggcccacccccaccagGAGGCCCACAGCAGAGACCTCCTCAGCCTGGAAACCAAcaaggcccacccccaccagGAGGCCCACAGCAGAAACCCCCTCAGCCTGAAAAGCCCcaaggcccacccccaccagGAGGCCCACAGCAGAAACCACCTCAGCCTGGAAAGCCCcaaggcccacccccaccagGAGGCCCACAGCAGAAACAACCTCAGCCTGGAAAGCCCcaaggcccacccccaccagGAGGCCCACAGCAGAAACCACCTCAGCCTGGAAAGCCCCAAGACCCACCCCCACCAGGAGGCCCACAGCAGAGACCTCCTCAGCCAGGAAACCAGCAAAGCCCACCACAAGGTCCCCAATTGGACAGACCACAGGGATCTTTCCAGAGTTTGGGTCCTCAGTAAACCAGAATCCTCTGAAAGGTATGACTCATATTTTTCATCTTGCTGTGTTGCAGACAACTGAACTCTATTTTTTCAGGGTATAGAAAGTAACCAGCCTAATATGTAGAAATGACATTATCCTTAACCCAAAAACATATATctgtattaaatatttaatgatcTTTCCATGAGAGAATATATGACTTTGGAAGAATATGTCCTCCAAATTTTGTCTTCCACAGTTATTGCCATGTCGTATATGTTTCTGGCAAGAAGACCCCTTTTCTTCCTAAGGTCCTTTACCTCAAGGCTGGGACTCATGAATTCATAAGGATACACAGATATCATCATGTTCTTCattcttgtgtttgttttctatCTGCATGTTCTTAATGCTTATTATTGACATGTCATGTTCTCTCTGTAACCTGTCTCCATTATGTTTTATTTCAGAAAGTGAGTAAGAAGTCTCTCCCTCCTGTTTTTCTACTGTAACGGCAGCTTCAGAACTGGAGATTCACAACATTAATAAAATGATCAACCTGCAACTTCTgattgctgtcttttttttctggatggaATTTCATGACTGAAAATAATCCATGTGCTCAATCCAGTCTTATGGTTTGCTTTTGTAATTTAGTTCAGCAATTGTCCATAATCCAGTTACCTGGCACAAGTATTCTCCTGCTTTCCCTTGCCTGGTCTCTAAAACATAATGGGttgtaaaatttatttacattttaaaataacaggCTGATAATTTGGTATATTATAGCATTGTAGTATACTTGAGCTGAACCCAGATCAATGTATAGACCTTAGAATATCCTTCGGAATATTTAAAAAAGTTTAGACAGATTTGTTTGAAGGGACACAAGCCAGCTTGATCTTTGTGAGTGTGGCTTGCCCTTCTCCCACATAATTCTACCATGCTCAAAGTTGTTATATTACATTCCGAAAGCTTCCCCTGCCAAAGCCATATTTTGTCACTTCCTTCTGTGGCTACGAACGTCCACCTATCAATTTACTGAAGTCCAGAAGAAAAAGCTCCTTTAGTTCTCCTATCATGCACAAACATGTCACTGTATCCTAACTCATTCTACCATAGACCTTGTGAATTCTCCTCTTAAAAATATCACTTTCATGGTCATTTACTGCTCCTTTTCTGCCTGAATCAAAAGCATCATTCTAATCCTCTCTTAATAGTTTATTAAAAGATGATCTGTCCATGGAAACTGGTATGGTTTCATGGGTATGCTTTGTTTCTAATCTGGCATACAAAGAACCCTCTAATTCTCCTTTCTTGCTGCTTTGACTCTGATTGATAATAATGGTATTCAGagcttttcattttctgtagAAATATAAAAAACATTTCTCTAATGTAAAACTTGTCTGGCTTCTATTCTTATGTTGGCATATCCTGTTAATATATTGGCTGATTCAATTCcactgttttattttgctttataacCCAGTATCTCTCCACTGATGTCATTCCTTTCTCATTAGTGATTAGAAAATTTAGAGTTAGTAGAGCACAATTGATTCTATATCTTGAGGttgacacaatggagtactactaagctattaaaaacgatgacttcatgaaattagtggtcaaatgaatggaactagaaaatgtcattctgaatGAGGAAATTAGTCAgaagagaacacacatggcacaTACTCTCAGATAAGTGGATGTTAAGTAAAAAGCTCGGTATACCCTTGATAAATCTCAGAGGTCATATGTTGTAGAAGAAGACCAAagttggatgcttcagtcctacttagaaggggggtcaaaataatcacaggaggtagagggaaagaggaacttgggggaagagagaagggttAGATGGAAAGGGGTGGTCAAGATCAGATTTGTGTGGCGACATGGCAGATATAGAGAGGGTGAAGGAATTGATTAGTGTTGTCTTTAAACCAATACATTTTGTTCTGCCACGTGATAATAACTCTTCCATAAATGGTTCCTTAATCCATACTGCTAGTATTAGTTCTAAATAATAtctcacttttttctttctgaataacCAGCATTTGTAGTACATTATAGAACACTGTAtataacacataaacacattatCTTTTCTCTTATTCAACATCTTGAACCATTTCTGATTTAAACATTGTGTATCAGATGCTGCCATATTTGGAgcaatagtttttgttttatccctTTTATCAtgtgtttattttctcatatCTGTTGATAGGCAATTAATATTATCCATCTAATACAGAGGTTTATTAACCTAAGCAGCTGTTATTTTCACATTACACTTGTATAAATTTCTTGTTATTGCTCTTGTTAATACAAAATATGTTTCAATATGTGAATTGATTTGTTGAGGTAAAATACAGAGGGGCAAGAGACTGAATATTTAAAACCAACCTTCTTGAGTGTGGATTACGGTGTCTCCCACTCTTCATAAAATTATCTTTCCCATGGTTTTAATTATCAGTAGGTGTTATATGTCTCATTTTCTTTagtattgtttggttttgtttgattcATAAATCCATTTGGGCATTGGATGGAGATAGGTCACAATTTGTGAACTCTCCCAAGATGTATTAAAATCTGAGAAGCTctggatatttttaatatttgtatatagGATGTTCTTACGAGGTCCTGAAATACCCTTCAGATTATGACCATGACCATCTGTAACACTGAGGAAGCTGTATGACAGTGGTTCTCCTGCTTCCTAACACTGTGATGCTTCAGTATATTTCCTTACGTTGCTGTGacaccataaaatcattttgtttctacttcgtaattgcaattttgctactgttatgtatAGTAATATAAATGTCTGTGGTTTTTAAAGATCTTGGGAGAACTATATAAAAGAGATATTCAACCAAGAAATGGGTGGcagcctacaggttgagaacagctgctATATGGGCACTGTACCAGGCTAAAAGTCAAACACATGCTATCTTAACTTTCATATAAATAGAAGGAACAAAAGAAGGTCCATGCTCACCCATGAGTTGGTACGGAAGTAACATCATGGTGAAAAATGACCCTTGCCCTATGTTAATTCTAGTAAATGCCACCCTGCTTTTGCCCACTTTTCAGCATTCTTTCATTATCAGAAAAGAGTGAAAGAGATTAATGCATCATAAAAAAGATATCCACTTGGACACAGGTGATGGAAGACCTAACAGCAAAATTATCATTTGTAAAGTGCTCTGTAAATTCAGGAGTAAAACAGTGCTAAGCTACCAGGTAAACTATGCATGATGAAGCCCCTAGGTATCTGCTTATCTgagaatacaaatataacaaCTATATGCATCTAATAATAATTGAATTTTACATATAGAAAGATATGAATTATTTAGTTCATATTAGTGGATGATGACCCCAAAACACTTTGAAGACCAACATATTTGGATAGTTCATGGCCAAATAAAGTGGGAATTCAGAAAAAACCCTTTTCCATAACTTCTAGTgaataatatgtgtgtatatcattCAGTGTTTTTTTCCTATGATCCAATATGTTCTCTACTTCTGTTgctaaatttattgttttatcatATTTGAGAATTTGTAACATAATATTGATTTTATGATATTTATACATTGTTTTTTACTTATACAAACACCAGTCTGGACTATCTCTGTCCCCTTCACTTATGCTGATATCAGCACATAGCATTCATATGATTTTGGCCTCTGCCAATGAAGATTCTGTTTCCTGGAGCTAAAGGAGTGGAGGTAGATCAGCTTGTAGTAAAGATGTCTGAATTCTAATTGAGGGCCAAGAGAGCAGAGAAAAACTATGTTTTTCATTGCAAATCTCAATAATCCTGCAAATGTATTGGCTGGGGATTCCTCAAATGCTCTCCTTCTCCCTATCCACAGAGCCATCATCCAGTAAATAAATGTTAGTACTATAGAGTCTATGTGATCTTATTCATACTATAAATGCTCTGCCCGCTGAAacatttcagaagaaaaattgAATACACTCCTTGGAACTGTGTTGGACTTGGAGTGTCTCAATGacaacatccataaagaagggtcAGAGAAAACAcactgaatttatttatttaacctcTTGAGAAAGCCAAGTCCACTTAGAGAAAATAAGGTCCATAAAAATTCTTTGGTTAGGACTCTATTTAAAATCATAGTGTTGAGTAGATTGTGAATAATTTTTATGGTTTAGTGTCTCTGAAAAGAGAAAGCATTAATAATTGATCTGACAAACATATTCCAGAAGAAAATGGACTATTGGTACGTTGAGTTTCTGTGGTGGTAGAGATTGCTGACTCTGAGTGATAGCTACATACAAAGAAAAATGTGCAATGTGACCATGTTCCTCATTCTCTGAGATCCTACATTATTCCAAAACAACTAAGGGAATTGGAATAAAGTGCTGCATTGTGTCTTCACTGTTGTGAAGCAACATCTTGTAGAAATATATAAGGTAAAGTATAGTGTCTTTGACAAATGAACTCTATCCTCACACAGTTTCCAAATTTCTTGACCTTGTTAACAGATAGGTAGTGTAAAAACTCTCCCATCTGGAATAATGATTTTTGCGGTTTAACAGAACCAATGAGCTAGGAATCAATCCAAAATGCGACCTATGGCTCAGACAGCTTTCTATGAATCAAAGAGTTATTGTCTCCATTAAGGCAATGGAGAGAAAACTGAGTCTTGTTGCCAAGGTCTTACATGCTGGAAACAAAGCCTGGAGAGGCAATAGAATTGAGCAGTTCTCATGTTTCCAATGTGGCCAAGCCAACCTGAATGATGAGAGATAGTTCTGAGAAGTTGATTTAGCAGTCTTATCTACTATCACAGACTCATAAGCTATGCTTGGaaatgtgtgtgaacacacacaaaaatacacacacacacacacacacacacacacacacacacacacacacacacactgcgtTTTCTCCCAAGGAAGACATGATAATTTGTACAGATTTTAAGCATGTGGGGATTTTGATAATTTGATAATTTGGTTGAACATCCATAGAGAGTAGAATGCCTAAACACTGTTTTAGTGATTCTACATACATGCTGTTGTTCTCATATTCAACTCTGCTTATACGAGCCCTCAGTTCCTGAAGTGAATTTCCTCAAATTTCCAGTAAAGCTTAATTTTTTTACACTGAAGAAATAGATGGGATTTGCATTTTTATGATTCTGGGGAGACTTTTTATCATAAGTAAaaattctttccaatttctggtgCATATGCCTACATCAAACATAGTGAGTGAACATCACCTGTAACTATTCAGATTGTGATGTTCTTGTGAAATCATTTTGTACCAATGtttttcctcattatttttacACTTTAATTAGAAATATTGTATTAGTACAAAGTTATGGTCTACTGTAATGACTCtaaattctcatttaaaaacCCATCTTGGGACTCCAGATTGgtgcttctatttattttctaGAGACACTAAAGAGAGCAGTAGATCCTCTATCATATACATACCAGGAAAAAACGCCTAACTTAATGAAAAAGAGGAAGACCATTCTGACACTACAGAAACTACTTTTTTGAGGCAAATTtataagcattttttaaaaaaatctgaggttttaaaatattttacaattaGCATAAAATATAGTGGCTCAATGACAATCTTTAAAAGCAGGTGACAGATAAACTTTGCTTGAAGTAAACAGTATGCCCATGGACTTGGGCTTTGGGCAGGGTGAAAATCCTGTACATGCACAACACAAGTTAGACCATCATCATTTGTTGCATTTACTTTCTCTTTTCCACTGTGTGGTTTTGGAGTTTTGTAAACCATCAAGTCAAGTGCCTAAGCAACTAGGACTGCAATCTAAGGACATGGAAGTATCGTCTGAGGagcctgttttatttatttatatatatatatatatatagcggAGGACATCTTGTCTGGTCTGGCTACAGTGTAAGATGATGAGCCTAGTCCTGTAGAGACTTAGTACTCCTGAGAAGGGGATGCCATGGGAATTGGGGGTATGTGGTACACCCTATCTGAGAAAAAGggaagggacagagtgggcagccttttctagttcctgattttagtgggattgcttcaagatttcTCCATTCTGttagatgttggctactggtttgctgtaaatttctattgctgtgtttAGGTATGATCCTTCAATTACTGTTATTTGTAAGACTTTTGTCATACAGAgatgttgaatattgtcaaaagctttttcagcacccaatgagatgatcatgtatgttttttctttgagttggtCTACATAGTAGATTATTTTGATgaatttctatatattaaaccattcctgcaacCCTGgactgaagcctacttgatcatggggaATGATCATTTTGGTATatacttggattcggtttgtgaattttttcagttattattgcattgatattcataagaaatATTGGTCAGAAGTTCTATTTTTTGTAAGGTCTTTTCATGTTTTAggaataagcataattgtggcttcgaaGAACAAACTGGGTAGGGTTCcaccatttctattttgtggaagagtttgaagaatattgatgTTACATCTTTGCATGACTGATAAAattatgcactaaacccatctggtcctgggttttgttttgttttgttttgtttttgattacaagacttttaatgaatgcttcctTTCCTGTAGGTGTTATCAGACAGTTTACATGATTTACCTGATCTTCATTTAATTTTGGTGGCTGGTgtgtgtctagaaaattgtctttttcctCCAGATTCCTGAATTTTATTTCGCATAGGCAGCATgtgatgatttttggaatttcctcagtttcttctgcTAAGTCTACCTTTTCCTTTCCGATTTGTTAATTAGGATAGTGTCTCTGTACCCTATAGATAATCTTGCTAAGTGTTTatgtattttgttgattttctcaaagaaccagctcctggttttgcttaTTCTTTCTATAGATCATTTTGTTTCTACACagttgatttcagctatgagtttgattatttcagccatctactcctcttggttgtatttgctgCCTGTTGtcctagagctttcaagtgtgttCTCAAGCCAACAGTGTTTTCTGTCTCTAGTTTCTTTATttaggcactcagaggtatgagttgtCCTCTTaaaactgctttcattgtatcccatatgtttgggaatgttgtgtcttcagtTCCATTaacttctaaaatgtctttaatttcttttcttatttcatcCTTGACAAAGTTTTCAcagagtagagtgttgttcagcctccaagtgtatgtgggctttcaggtgcttttatttttatcaaagatCAGCCTTAATCCACAGTGATCTGATAGCATAtatgtaattatttcttttttttcagttttagatacaatataaattttatttttggtcCATTAAATATACAATATTTGCTTATGTTTATTGACATTTCTTTGCTTGTACATAAAGGTATtttttgttccatttttattaaatcgagaattttttatttacatttcaaatgttatttcctttcccagtttcctctccgtCAGCCACCTAACACCTTCTCCACCCCATCTATATTGGTGTTTCCCTCTCCATCCATCCCATATTATTGCCCCACACCCCagcaatcccctacactgggggtccaaacttggcaggaccaagggcttccccttacaaggttgttggtgccccaacaagggtaTTCACTactacctgtgcagttggagccaagggtcagtccagAGTCTTTGGGTCGTTGTTTAATACCTGGACTTCggggtggttgacattgttattcttatggagttgcaaaccctttcatctctttcagtcctttctctaattcctccaacaagattcccattctcacttcagtggtttggaGTTGgcttttgcctctgtatttgacatgttctggctgtgtctctcaggagagagctatatccggttcctctcagcatgcatttcttagcttcatccgtgttatctagttttgggggagacatatattaatatatattatgtcCATATAGGGGAAAGCTCTGAAtaactgttccttcagtctctgctcaaaactttgccttcctatccactcctatggatatttttgttcctcttttaaagcaGGAGTgaatcatccacattttggtcattcttcttgagtttcatgtggtctgtgcatggcattttgggtaatttgagtatTTGGGCAAATATCCAGTAATCAGAGAGTGCAtgctttgtgtgtttttctgtgattgagttacttcactcaggatgatattttctagtttgttccatttgcctatgaatttcatgaagtcaatgtttttgatagatgaatcctactccattgtgtagatgttaccacattttctgtatccattcctatgttgaattgcatctgggttctctcaaggtattggctattataaataaggctgatatcaacatagtggagcatctttgttgtatcttggagaatcttttggctatatgcccaggagtggtaatgCTGGGTAATCAGATTGTATTATGTCTACTTTTCCGaagaacctccagtctgatttccagagaggttgtaccagtttgcaattcctcCAATAAtgatgg is part of the Rattus norvegicus strain BN/NHsdMcwi chromosome 4, GRCr8, whole genome shotgun sequence genome and encodes:
- the Prp25l1 gene encoding acidic proline-rich protein 25-like 1 precursor, with protein sequence MLVVLFTAVLLTLSYAQEPELQSLDQTPNQKPPPPGFPPRPPANGSQQGPPPQGGPQQKPPQPGKPQGPPPPGGPQQKPPQPGNQQGPPPPGGPQQKPPQPEKPQGPPPPGGPQQRPPQPGNQQGPPPPGGPQQKPPQPEKPQGPPPPGGPQQKPPQPGKPQGPPPPGGPQQRPPQPGNQQSPPQGPQLDRPQGSFQSLGPQ